One part of the Anaeromyxobacter sp. Fw109-5 genome encodes these proteins:
- a CDS encoding lysophospholipid acyltransferase family protein, with translation MLARLRGWVVLAYTAVSMVFFFLVSLPDTILGRGDLAMWFAKFTWSRSILKLAGARVRVLRVPQLPDGPLIFACNHESALDILALVASLPRIIRFVAKIELFRIPVFGWYLRMGGHIAVDRGNHSRAIESLRRAGAAVRGGTSLIVFPEGTRSVDLRVHPFKKGPFVVAMEAGVPVVPVAISGAGRITPKRIIAVYPGEIRIALGDPVDPRAFPDKSDLLREVRRRVIEQHRAIGGAGGDPDDAVAAAGREGTSARAGAPV, from the coding sequence ATGCTGGCGAGACTCCGAGGCTGGGTGGTGCTGGCCTACACCGCCGTCTCGATGGTGTTCTTCTTCCTCGTCAGCCTCCCCGACACGATCCTGGGCCGAGGCGACCTCGCGATGTGGTTCGCGAAGTTCACCTGGTCCCGATCGATCCTCAAGCTCGCGGGCGCCAGGGTGCGCGTGCTCCGCGTGCCCCAGCTGCCGGACGGCCCGCTCATCTTCGCGTGCAACCACGAGAGCGCGCTCGACATCCTCGCGCTCGTGGCGTCCCTCCCGCGCATCATCCGCTTCGTCGCCAAGATCGAGCTGTTCCGGATCCCCGTGTTCGGCTGGTACCTCCGGATGGGCGGCCACATCGCGGTGGACCGCGGGAACCACTCCCGCGCCATCGAGTCGCTGCGTCGCGCGGGGGCGGCGGTGCGCGGCGGGACCTCCCTCATCGTGTTCCCGGAGGGGACGCGCTCGGTCGATCTCCGCGTCCACCCGTTCAAGAAGGGACCGTTCGTCGTCGCGATGGAGGCCGGCGTCCCCGTCGTGCCGGTCGCCATCTCCGGCGCGGGACGGATCACCCCGAAGCGGATCATCGCGGTCTACCCCGGGGAGATCCGCATCGCCCTCGGCGACCCCGTCGACCCGCGCGCCTTCCCCGACAAGAGCGACCTCCTTCGCGAGGTGCGCCGGCGCGTGATCGAGCAGCATCGCGCCATCGGAGGCGCGGGCGGCGACCCGGACGACGCCGTCGCGGCGGCCGGCCGCGAGGGGACGAGCGCGCGCGCGGGCGCGCCGGTGTAG